Part of the Thermococcus sp. 18S1 genome, GGTACCTCTCAAACCCTGCAAGGGGTGGTAGCAAATGAAGAGAAGAACCAGGAACCTTCTTCTCAACTGGAGGATAATCCTGCTCATCCTGTTCCTCGTGGGCTCGGTGGCCACCCTGGCCTTCAAGCCCCTGACGTATGGAATCGACATATCCGGTGGTGTCGCCCTCGTCGCCCAGACGGAGCACCCCGTTGACAGCGATACGATGCAGCTCGTTGTCAGCTCGCTCCAGAAGAGGCTTAACACCCTCGGACTGAGGGACATCACCGTCGAGGCGCAGGGAGACCAGATAGTGCTTATCAAGGTCGCTAACGTGAGCACCGCGGAGGAGGCCAACCAGATAAAGTCCGTCATCGAGAGTCAGGGTGTATTCTACATGGAGTTCACCGGAACCGTGTTCGGAACCGGCGAGGATGTTGAGTACGTTGGAATATATCAAATAAAGCCCGACAACAGCTGGGCCGTTCCGTTCAGGATTTCGAAATCCGCCGCCGAGAAATTTGCCGAGCTCGCCTACGGTAAGAAGGGCTGGCCCGTTGACATGTTCCTTGATCCCCCGGTCAACTCCCTGATGGTGGTGCCGGACTCTGTTTACAGGCTCATGAACAGCACGGACTTCAACGCAGAGGCCCCGAACGCCCCGACCCTCATGGAGAGGATCGGCAAGGCCTTCAACGTAACCGTCGTCGCCTACGCCAACCAGAGTGCCGACGAGATAGCTAAACTCGCGGAGGGCAAGGATAAGATAGTTCTCGTCGATGTCCCGCAGGACCTGCAGACCCAGCTCGAGGGAATGAACATCACTGTCCGCTACGTTCCGAGGGCCCAGGGTGAGAGTGATCACGCGCTCATAGTGAGGGTTCTCGGGCTTTACGGTCCCTACTCCCTCGGTGAGGGTCTCACGGTCGGTGAACCCCAGCAGGACGTTCAGATCACCGGAGCCGCCCCGGACAGGCTCACCGCCGAGCAGGAGGCCAGCACGATCTACACCGTTCTCAAGAGCGGTTCGCTCCCGGTCAAGCTCAACGTCGTCGGCATGGAGTTCATATCCCCGCGCCTCGGGGAGAACTTCAGGACCCAGGCCCTCTACGCGGGTCTCGCCGCCCTGATAGCGGTGCTCCTCATAGTGTACTTCCACTACAGGAACTGGAGAATCGCTATACCCGTCGCGAGCACCAGCCTCTTTGAGGTCATAATAATCCTCGGCTTCGCCGCGCTCATAAACTGGAACCTCGACCTCCCGAGCATCGCGGGTATCATCGCGGCGATCGGTACCGGCGTTGATCAGCAGATAGTCATAACCGACGAGCTGCTCAGCGGCGAGAAGACCACGAGGATAACCAGGCGCGCCAGCGTTCTCAGGAGGATGGGAAGGGCGTTCTTCGTCATCTTCGCATCAGCGGCGACGACCATAGCGGCCATGAGCTTCCTGCTGGTTTACTTCGTCGGAACTCTCAAGGGATTCGCCTTCACCACGATACTCGGCGTCCTCATTGGAATCCTCGTCACCAGGCCGGCCTACGCTGAAATAGCCAAATACCTGCTCGGTGAGGACTGATGTTCGTCGTGATAATGGGTGCCGGAAGGGTCGGCTACCTCGTGGCCAAAATGCTGGAGGAGGAGGGGCACGACGTCACCATAATCGAGATGGACAAGGCGAGGGCCAAGGAGCTCTCCCTCCTCATCAACGGCCTGGTTATTGAGGGAGACGCGACCGACCCGAAGACCCTCGAGGAGGCCAACATCAAGCAGGCGGACGCCTTCGCGGCTCTGACCGGCAAGGACGACGCCAACCTGCTGGCCTGCATACTGGCGAAGCACCTGAATCCCAAGGTGAAAACCTCCCTCAGACTGGGAAACCCCAAGAACAGGCGCATATTCGAGGAGGTAACCGACCTCAAGCGCTACTTCGACTTCGTCATCAGTCCTGAGGAGATAGCGGCTGAGTACATAAGCAGGAACATAGTCACTCCGGGCTTCGACCGCGTCCTCTTCCCGAAGGAGGGCGCCGAGATAGTACGCTTTACCATCGACGAAAACAGCGAGATAGCGGGCAAGTACGTTCGCGACCTCAAACTGCCCAGGGACGCCCTCATGATAGCCGTTTACGACGAGAAGGGCAACCTGATAATCCCGTCCGGCGACACGAAGCTCCCTGAGAAGGGTCAGGTCATAGTCTTCGCCAAGAACAACATACTGGACAACGTGAAGGGTCTCCTCGAGAGAAGAAAACCCAACAATGAAAGTTAATATGACATTTTTTTCAACTTTCATGTCCATTTCTGTTCTTTCCTCGTCATATCTTTGGTGCAGGGGCCAAAAACTATTTAAACCGGTTAGGGAAGCCAAAAGCGACGTGTGAGGAAACCTGTTTTCAGGGTCATTGGGGGGCTAATCATGGAGGACGTCATCAAGCAGATTGTTGATGCAGAGAAGCAGGCCGAGGCACGCATTGAAAAGGCCAAAGAGGACGCCAGGGAGATAGTGCTTAAGGCCCGCGAGGAGGCCAAGCTTCTCGAGAGGGAGATAATACAGAACGCTGAGGCTCAGGCGGAAGCCCTCGTCGAGAAGGCCCGTGCCGAAGGCGAGGAGGAGGCCAAAAAGGTCCTTGAGGAGGGCAACGCTGAGATTGAGGAGCTCAAGGTGAAGGCTACCAACAACTTTGAGAGGGCCATCTCGGCTGGTATAGCACTCGTGAGAGGGAGCTGACGATGTTCAAGCCTGAAGAGATGGTCAAAATAGAGGTTATCACGCTCAACCGCTACAAGGATAGTCTTCTCACGTACCTCCACGAGAACGGCGTGATCGAGATAAGGGAGCTTGACGTCAAGGTCGCCCAGAAGGACTCGCCGAACGAGTACCACAGGAAGGCCGCCTCGTACAGCATAACCATATCCAGGCTCGTTGATTTTCTCAAGGCGTATAAGAAGCAGAGCGGTGGGGGCATAAAGGAGTTCATCTTCCCGAGTGAGAGGGCGAAGAAGAAGTACAGGTACGAGGGCATAGAGAAGCTCATCAAGGACGTTGAGGCGTTCCTGGCCACCGTAGAGCCGGAGATAAAGGCCGTCGAGGGCAAGATAACCTCCACCCAGACCGAGATTGAGAGGATAAAGAACGACATCGCGATTCTTGAGCTGCTCTCCGCGCTCAACCTCGACGTCTCATACCTCAAATCGACCGGCATGCTCGAGATAATCGTTGGAACCGTTGACAGGAACAAGTTCAGGCCCCTCGTCGAGGAGGTCGAGAAGGCCACGGAGGGAAGGGCCGTCGTCGTCTCCAAGGAGTTCAAGGACAAGATTCTGGCGGTCTTCGCTTTCCTCAAGCGCGACTACGAGAAGGCCAACCCGATACTCGCCAAGTACTCCCTCGAGAGGCTCGAGGTTCCAGAGGGTGAGGGAACGCCGAGGGAGCTCATATCGGTTTACGAGGAGAAGCTCAGGAAGAAGGAGGGAGAGCTTGAGAGCGCCAAGAAGGACGCCGAGATGCTGGCAGAGAAGTACTACGACGACGTCGTCTTCTACCAGGAGCTGATGGAGAACGAGCGCGACAAGTCAACCGTGCTTCCGATGCTCGCCAGAACCAATATGACCTTCGCTTTAACCGGATGGCTCCCCAGGGCCGACGTGCCGAAGGTTCTCGAGGGGATAAAGAAGGTCACCGAGAACAAGGCCTACATAAACGTCCGCGAGCCGAGTGCGGAGGAGCTCGACGAGATTCCGATAAAGCTCAGGAACCCCGGATGGGCCAGGCCCTTCGAGATGCTCACCGAGATGTACGGCGTTCCCAAGTACGACGAGATAGACCCGACTCCGATAATAACCTTCACGTACTCGTTCTTCTTCGGATTCATGCTCACAGACTTCATGTACGGTCTCATAATAGCCATAATAGCGGCGCTCCTCGTCAAGGGGCACAAGAAGTTCAACGACGGCACATACAAGTTCTCATACACCCTGCTCATCAGTTCGTTCTTCACCATGATAATGGGCGCCATCTTCGGTAGCTACTTCGGCAACGCCCTTGACCTCGCTGGATTTACCGTTCCGCGCGTCTGGGACACCTTCCAGGACGCCCTCGTTGTGCTCCAGCTCGCCCTCGCGATAGGAATAGCCCACCTGTTCCTGGGTTACACCCTCGGCTTCGTGGTCAAGTTCAAGAACGGCGACAGGAAGGGGGCTGTGCTCGACCAGCTGTCCTGGATGCTCATAATACTCGGAATAGTGACCCTCGTCCTTGGAACCAACAGCCCGAGCGCCGGAACCGTCGGCAAGGCCCTCTTTGGAATCGGCCTGGTGCTCTTCGCGATAGGGGAGATAGTCAACAACGGTGGGCTGGCGGTACTGCTGATAATCTCGGACTTCTTCGGCTTCGTGGGAAGCTGGCTCAGCTACGCCAGGCTGATGGCGCTGGCCCTGGCGACGGCAGGAATAGCGATGGTCATCAACATCCTCGTGCAGATGGTCTGGGGCGTGAGCATAGGCCCCGTTCCGATAGGCATAATCATAGGTCTCATACTCTTTGCCGGCGGCCAGCTGTTTTCGGTCGCCATCAACGCCCTCGGAGCGTTCGTCCACTCGCTCCGTCTCCAGTACGTTGAGTTTTTCGGTACGTTCTATTCAGGTGAAGGTAAACCCTTCGAGCCCTTCAGGGCAAAAAGAGAAGTGTCTGAGTTGGAGTTTGAAGCTTAAGGAGGTGCATGAAAGATGGACCCGATAGTTTACGTATCCCTTGGTGCGGCCCTTGCGGCCGGTCTCGCCGGAGCCGCTTCGGCCTTCGGTGTTGGTATAGCAGGTGCAGCAGCGGCAGGAGTCGTCGCCGAGGATGAGAAGAACTTCAAGAACGCCCTCATCCTTGAGGGTCTCCCAATGACCCAGAGTATATACGGCCTCATTACCCTGTTCCTCATCCTGATGGTCTCGGGAATCCTCGGTGGCGGCTTCAAGTTCACCGACCCGAGCAACATGGACAACATCGTTAAGAGCGCCATACTCCTCGGTGCCGGTCTCGTGGTTGGTCTCACCGGCCTCTCGGCCATCCCGCAGGGTATCATCGCCAGCGCCGGTATCGGTGCCGTCGCCAAGAACCCGAAGACCTTCACCCAGGGAATCATCTTCGCCGCTATGGCCGAGACCATGGCCATCTTCGGTCTCGTCGGTGCCCTGATTATGATAGTTACCGGAGTCGGCTTCTGACTCCGTCCAAAACTTTCTTTATAGCAGCGAGGAGGAAGGAGGATGGATGGAGCAGAGCTGATCATTCAGGAGATAAACAGGGAAGCGGAGCAGAAGATACAGTACATCCTCAGTGAGGCCCAGAAGGAAGCGGAGCAGATCAAGGAGGAAGCGAGGAAGAGGGCCGAGGCCAGGGCCGAGTGGATAATGAGGAAGGCCCAGACCCAGGCAGAGATAGAGAAGCAGAGGATAGTAGCCAACGCCCGCCTCGAGGTCAGGAAGAAGAGGCTCGCCGTTCAGGAGGAGCTCATCCAGGAGGTCATCACCGCGCTTCGTGAGAGGCTTGCGGAGCTTCCCGACGAGGAGTACTTCCCGATGCTCGTTGACCTTGCGGTTCAGGCTGTTGGGGAGCTCGGTTCCGAGAGCGTCGTCGTTCGCTCCAACGAGAGGACTCTGAAGCTCCTCTCGGAGAGGGCCGATGAGTTCAGAAAAGCCCTCGGCGAGAGGCTCGGCAGGGAGATCGAGGTAAGCCTCGGGGAGCCTGTCGGCACCATAGGCGGCCTCGTCGTTGAGACCCCCGACGGCGCGGTTAGGGTTGACAACACCTTCGAGGCCAGGATAGAGAGGTTTGAAGGCGAGCTCAGGGCGGAAATAGCCAAGGCTCTCTTCGGGTGAGGGCGATGGAACCAGGAGCGGTGAGCGGAATACTGGACACTACCCTCGCAGTGGTGTTCACGTGGGTGGGATACAAAACGGCCAGGATAATCTGGAAATACACCCCCTACTCATACCCCAACGCCAGGATAAGGGCGATGGAGGCAAAGCTCCTCACCGAGCAGAGATTCAACGAGCTGGCGGAGAGCAGGACGCTCCAGAACTTCGTCGTCGGTCTTGAGGACACGGAATACAGGGATTACTTCGCCGATCTCTCCAGCTACGACGTTGAATCGATAGAGAGGGCCCTGGAGAGAGCCCTGGCCGGAACATACGAGCTGATGATTAAAATCCTCCCGAAGAGGTCCGCCCCCTTCTTCAGGCTCATGCTTGAGGAGTGGGACGTCAGGAACGTGGCGAGCGTCGTCAAGGCCAAGCTGGCGGGGGAGCCGGCGGCCGACTACGTCATAGAAATCGGAACCATGCTCCCGAAGATCAAGGCCATCGCAGGGGCCAAGACCATGGAGGAGATACTCGTCGTGCTCGAGGGCACCCCCTACGAGGAGCCCTACCAGAAGCTCATCCTCGGGGAGATAACCCCCAGGGAGTTCGAGACCGAACTCTACAGGATGCACTACGGCAAGCTGCTCAGCTATGCCCTCTCCAGAAAGGAGGATGAACGCGTCATCCTCGAGGAGTTCGTCAGGCTGAAGATAGACAAGCTGAACATCCTCACCGTCCTCAGGGCCAAGGCCGCTGGAATGTCCGCCGAGGATATCAGGCCCATGCTCATACCCGGCGGAAGCGTCAGGCTCGACCCGCTCCTGCACGTGGACGACCTCAGCATGGCACTGGCCGAGCTTGACTCCACCAAGTACGGCCCGGTCATCAGGGACGTCAGGGAGGAGGTCGAGAGGGACCTGAGCGTCCTCGAGAGGGCCCTTGAGAGGCACATCCTAACTCGGGTGAACGAGCTCAACAGGTTCTACCCGCTCAGCGTGGCCGCGCCGCTCGGCTACGTCATTCAGAAGGAGCGCGAGGTCAGGAAGCTCAGGGCCATAGCCAAGCTCATCAGCGACGGCCTCGAGCCAGAGAGGATAAAGGAGATGGCGGGTGATGCCGCATGAAGATAGCCGTGCTCGGGGACAAGGATACGGCGCTGGGGTTCAGGCTCGCCGGCGCCCATGAGGTTTATTCCTTTGAGGACACGCCTCTGGAGATTGAGAGGCTCAGGAACAAGCTCAGGGAGCTTATCGAGAGGGGCGACGTGGGAATAATACTCATAACCGAGAGGTTCGCCCAGAGGGTTGAGATACCCGAGGTTACGCTTCCGATCATCCTTCAGGTGCCGGACAAGTCCGGCTCTAGGTTCGGCGAAGAGGCGATTAAGGAGATAGTTAGGAGGGCAATTGGTGTTGAGCTGAAGAGGTGAAAGGAAATAGGAAGGATAATTCGTGTTACGGGTCCCCTGGTCGTCGCCGACGAGATGAAGGGCTCCAAGATGTACGAGGTCGTTCGCGTCGGCGAAATGGGTCTCATAGGAGAAATCATTCGCCTTGAGGGTGACAGGGCTGTTATCCAGGTCTACGAGGAGACCGCAGGTATAAGGCCGGGTGAGCCGGTCGAGGGAACCGGTGCCTCCCTGAGTGTTGAGCTCGGTCCCGGACTGCTCACCGCAATGTACGACGGAATTCAGAGGCCGCTCGAGGCCCTCAGGGACCTCAGCGGAGACTTCATAGCCAGGGGTCTCACCGCCCCGGCCCTTCCGAGGGACAAGAAGTGGCACTTCACGCCCAGGGTCAAGGTCGGTGACAAAGTCGTTGGCGGCGACGTGCTCGGTGTCGTTCCGGAGACGAGCATCATCGAGCACAAGATACTCGTTCCCCCGTGGGTCGAGGGAGAGATCGTTGAGATAGCCGAGGAGGGCGACTACACCGTCGAGGAGGTCATAGCCAAGGTCAAGAAGCCGGACGGGAGCATCGAGGAGCTCAAGATGTACCACCGCTGGCCCGTCCGTGTTAAGAGGCCCTACAAGAACAAGCTCCCGCCGGAGGTTCCGCTCATCACCGGACAGAGGACCATAGACACCTTCTTCAGCCAGGCCAAGGGTGGAACCGCCGCCATTCCCGGCCCGTTCGGAAGTGGAAAGACCGTTACCCAGCACCAGCTCGCCAAGTGGAGTGACGCCCAGATAGTTGTTTACATAGGCTGCGGTGAGCGCGGAAACGAGATGACCGACGTTCTTGAGGAGTTCCCCAAGCTCAAGGACCCGAAGACCGGAAAGCCGCTCATGGAGAGGACGGTTCTCATAGCCAACACCTCGAACATGCCGGTCGCGGCCAGGGAGGCTTCAATCTACACCGGAATCACCATCGCCGAGTACTTCCGCGACCAGGGCTACGATGTGGCTCTCATGGCCGACTCGACGAGCAGGTGGGCCGAGGCGCTCCGTGAGATTTCGGGCCGTCTCGAGGAGATGCCCGGTGAGGAGGGTTATCCAGCTTATCTCGCGAGCAAGATAGCGGAGTTCTACGAGAGGGCTGGACGTGTCGTGACCCTCGGAAGCGAGGAGAGGGTAGGAAGCGTTTCGGTCATAGGTGCCGTTTCACCGCCCGGTGGAGACTTCAGTGAGCCGGTCGTCCAGAACACCCTCCGTGTCGTCAAGGTCTTCTGGGCGCTCGACGCCGACTTGGCGAGGAGGAGGCACTTCCCGGCCATCAACTGGCTCAGGAGCTACTCGCTCTACGTGGACTCCATCAAGGACTGGTGGCACCAGAACGTTGATCCGGAATGGAAAGCCATGCGCGACAGGGCCATGGAGCTCCTCCAGAAGGAGGCCGAGCTCCAGGAGATAGTCAGAATCGTCGGTCCGGACGCCCTCCCGGACAGGGAGAAAGCTGTGCTCATCGTCACCAGGATGATACGTGAGGATTACCTCCAGCAGGACGCCTTCGACGAGGTTGACACCTACTGCCCGCCGAAGAAGCAGGTCACTATGCTCAGGGTTATCCTCAACTTCTACGACAGGACCATGGAGGCCGTGGACAGGGGCGTTCCGGTTGACGAGATAGCCAAGCTCCCGGTCAGGGAGAAGATAGGCCGTATGAAATACGAACCCGAGATTGAGAACGTCAGGGCCCTCATTGATGAGACGAACGCTCAGTTTGAGGAGCTCTTCAAGAGGTACGGGGCGTGATGTCGATGCCGGGAATGGAGTACTCAACCGTTAGCAAGATTTACGGACCGCTCATGATAGTCCAGGGCGTCAAGGGCGTCGCCTACGGTGAGGTCGTTGAGATAGAAACCGATAGGGGCGAGAAGAGGAAGGGTCAGGTCCTCGAGGCCAGACAGGACATGGCCATCGTTCAGGTCTTCGAGGGAACGCGCGACCTCGACGTCAAGACGACCCGCGTCCGCTTCACCGGAGAGACCCTCAAGGTCCCGGTCAGCATGGACATGCTCGGAAGGATATTCAACGGTATCGGAAAGCCCATCGACGGCGGACCTGAGATCATTCCGGAGGACAGGAGAGACGTCCACGGTGCACCGCTCAACCCGGTCGCCCGTGCCTACCCGAGGGACTTCATCCAGACTGGTGTCTCTGCCATAGACGGAATGAACACCCTCATCCGCGGTCAGAAGCTGCCCATCTTCAGCGGTTCCGGATTGCCGCACAACATGCTCGCGGCCCAGATAGCCAGGCAGGCCAAGGTCCTCGGTGAGGAGGAGCAGTTCGCCGTCGTCTTCGCGGCCATGGGTATCACCTACGAGGAAGCCAATTTCTTCAAGAAGAGCTTCGAGGAGACCGGTGCTATCGAGAGAGCCGTGCTCTTCCTCAACCTCGCCGACGACCCGGCCATCGAGCGTATCATCACCCCGCGTATGGCGCTGACGGTTGCCGAGTACCTCGCCTTCGACTACGACATGCAGGTGCTCGTCATCCTCACGGACATGACCAACTACGCGGAAGCTCTGCGTGAGATTTCAGCGGCACGTGAGGAGGTTCCGGGCAGGCGTGGTTATCCGGGTTACATGTACACCGACCTCGCCACCATCTACGAGCGTGCCGGCCGTGTCAGGGGCAGGAAGGGTTCCATCACCCAGGTGCCCATCCTGACGATGCCGGACGACGACATAACCCACCCGATTCCGGACCTGACCGGATACATCACCGAGGGCCAGATAGTCCTCAGCAGGGACCTTCACAGGAAGGGTATCTACCCGCCCATTGACGTCCTTCCGTCGCTCAGCCGTCTGATGAAGGACGGTATCGGTAAGGGCATGACCCGTGACGACCACCCGCAGCTCAGCCAGCAGCTCTACGCGGCCTACGCAGAGGGACGCTCCCTGAGAGACCTCGTCGCCGTCGTTGGTGAAGAGGCTTTAAGCGAGACCGACAGGAAGTACCTCAAGTTCGCCGAGCGCTTCGAGAAGGAGTTCGTCGCCCAGCGCTACGACGAGGACAGGAGCATCGAGGAGACCCTCGACCTCGGCTGGGAGCTCCTTGCCGAGCTTCCGGAGAGCGAGCTCAAGCGTGTCAGGAAGGAGTACATCCTCAAGTACCACCCCAAGTACAGGAAGAGGGAGGGCTGACCTCCCCTCAATCTTTAGGTGGTCGAGATGGCAGAGCTGCTCAACGTCAAGCCCACCCGTATGGAGCTCCTGAACCTCAAGAGGCGCATTAAGCTGGCCAAGAAGGGCCACAAGCTCCTCAAGGACAAGCAGGACGCGCTCATCATGGAGTTCTTCACGATATACGATGAGGCGCTCCAGCTCAGGGAGGAGCTTGGGAGGAAAATGGACGAGGCTTTCAGGGCCCTTCAGGCGGCGGAGATAGACGTGGGAATGCTCCGCCTCAAGGAGATAAGCCTCAGCGTCGAGCCCAATAGGGAGGTCGAGATAAAGAGGAGGAACGTCATGGGCGTCCCGGTTCCGCTCATCGAGGCGGAGTCCTTCAGAAGGGGCACGAACGAGCGCGGCTACGCCTTCGTCTCCAGCTCCGCGAAGGTCGACCTTGCCGCCGGGAAGTTCGAGGAGGTTCTCGACCTTGCCGTTCGCCTCGCCGAGGTTGAGGAGACGCTCAAGAGGCTCGCGAGGGAGATAGAGGTCACCAAGAGGCGCGTCAATGCCCTCGAGTACATCATAATCCCGCGCATGGAAGCTACCGTCAAGTTCATCAAGCAGCGCCTCGACGAGATGGAGCGCGAGAACTTCTTCAGGCTCAAGAGGGTTAAGGCGTTAATCGAGGCCAGAAACCAGGCCGAGGGCTCCTGAGGCAACAACCTTTTATTTCCAGTTCCCCTTTTCTCTTCGGTGATGACATGACTGAGAAGCTGTTCTATGCCGACGCTTACCGCAGAGAGGCCGAGGCGATAATCAGAAACGTTGAAGAGAACGACGGAACCGTTAGGGTTCTTCTCGACAGGACGATATTCTACCCCGAGGGCGGCGGCCAGCCCTCCGATAGGGGAAGTATAATCGGCGACGGTTTCAGGATAACCGTCGAGAGGGTCGAGGGAAAGGACGAGGTGTGGCACGAGGGAAGACTCGAGGGACGTCTCCCGGAGCCGGGTGAGAGGGTGAAACTGCTCCTTGACTGGGGATGGAGATACGAAAACATGCGCCAGCACACCGGTCAGCACATACTCTCCGCGGTTCTCAAGGACCTCTACGACGCCAACACCACCGGCTTCCAGATTTTTGAGACCCACAACAAGATAGAGATTGATTACCCCGGGGAGCTGACGTGGGAGATGGTTCTTGAGGCCGAGAAGCGGGCCAACGAAGTGGTGTGGAGGAACCTGCCGGTTGAGATCGAGGTCTATGACGAGCTTCCCGATAACCTGAGAAGGGAGCTGAGGAAGGAGCTTTCCGACAAGGTGAGACCCCCGATTAGGATAGTCTCCATTCCCGGCGTCGATGTCATACCCTGCGGCGGGACGCACGTGCGGAACACCGGCGAGGTGGGCCTCATCAAGGTCGGCAGGTTCTACCGCAAGAGCCGGAAGCTATGGAGGGTGGAGTTCGTCTGCGGGAACCGGGCGCTCGAGTACCTCGACGACCTCCTGGGCGACTACTGGCTGAGCCTCGACGAGATGCCCAACAAGAACCGCCCCCTCGTCGAGCGGGTGAGGGAGCTTAAGGCTGAGATGGAAAGGCTCGAGGGGGAGAAGGACGGCCTCAGGCGGGAACTCTGGAGGTGGAAGGCCAGGGCGCTCCTGGAGGGGGCCAGGGAAATCGGCGGGGTCAGGGTTGTCGCGTACGTTGAGGAGGCCCCGATGAAGGACGCCCAGTCCTTCGTGGTGTACCTGGTGGACAAGAACCCGAACACGGTGGCCCTCGTGGCCGGGGAGAACTACGTGGTCTTTGCCAAAAACGGGAACGTTGAGGGAATCTCGATGAAGGAACTGCTCAGGGAGGTTCTCTCCGAGACCGGTGGCGGTGGAGGTGGCAGTGAAGTGCTCGCCAGGGGCGGGGGCTTTTCCAGGCCGTCTGAGGAGGTTCTCGAACTGGCCCTCGAAAAGTTGAGGGGGAGGCTCTCCCCCTGATTTATCCCCTCGACAGGAACCTCTCCTCCAGCTCGCGGTTAATCAGGACGAAGGCGAGGGCGAAGACCACAAGGGCGAGGCCGATGGGCACTATCATCCACCAGGCCATGCTGTATATCGCGTTCTGGCTGAGCACCATTCCAAGCATCGTGCCCCAGTTGAACCCCGGCGCGACCCTGAAGAAGCCCAGTATCGATATCAGCGCGATGACCTTCGGAGCGAAGAGCGAGAGCTGGTAGATGGAGTACGGCCCGACTATCTTGAGCACGTGCCTCCGGAGTATCCACTTCCTGTCCGCTCCAAGGCTCTCGGCCGCGGCCACGTACTCCTTGTTCAGCTCGGTCCTGACAATCGCCCCCACGTTCCTGGCTATCTTCCCGAAGAGCAGGAAAGCCAGCGCGGGCACGAAGACCCACATCGGTATGTTTATCCTGGCGTTGAAGGACACGCTCCCGGTCAGGGGTATGAGGGCTATCATGAAGGGTATGACCGGGATTATCGTGGAGAGTTTGGATATGGAATCCACGGCCGCCCCTGCCTTCCCCCCGAGCGAGGCGGCCAAGCCTGTGAGGGTTCCCAGGGCCACCGCCACGACGGCAGTGAGGTAAACGAGCACCACCGTCTGCCGCGCGCCCCACAGGAACGCCGCCCCGACGTCCCTTCCGTAGGTGTCGGTTCCCAGGACACCGTAGGTGGCCCCCACAATCTTGACCGTCGAGTTGGCCGCCCCCTCGACGGTTATGGTGTAAACCCCGTGCTCCGGAACCACCTCACCGCTCCTGTTCACGAAGA contains:
- a CDS encoding preprotein translocase subunit SecD, translating into MKRRTRNLLLNWRIILLILFLVGSVATLAFKPLTYGIDISGGVALVAQTEHPVDSDTMQLVVSSLQKRLNTLGLRDITVEAQGDQIVLIKVANVSTAEEANQIKSVIESQGVFYMEFTGTVFGTGEDVEYVGIYQIKPDNSWAVPFRISKSAAEKFAELAYGKKGWPVDMFLDPPVNSLMVVPDSVYRLMNSTDFNAEAPNAPTLMERIGKAFNVTVVAYANQSADEIAKLAEGKDKIVLVDVPQDLQTQLEGMNITVRYVPRAQGESDHALIVRVLGLYGPYSLGEGLTVGEPQQDVQITGAAPDRLTAEQEASTIYTVLKSGSLPVKLNVVGMEFISPRLGENFRTQALYAGLAALIAVLLIVYFHYRNWRIAIPVASTSLFEVIIILGFAALINWNLDLPSIAGIIAAIGTGVDQQIVITDELLSGEKTTRITRRASVLRRMGRAFFVIFASAATTIAAMSFLLVYFVGTLKGFAFTTILGVLIGILVTRPAYAEIAKYLLGED
- a CDS encoding TrkA family potassium uptake protein, translated to MFVVIMGAGRVGYLVAKMLEEEGHDVTIIEMDKARAKELSLLINGLVIEGDATDPKTLEEANIKQADAFAALTGKDDANLLACILAKHLNPKVKTSLRLGNPKNRRIFEEVTDLKRYFDFVISPEEIAAEYISRNIVTPGFDRVLFPKEGAEIVRFTIDENSEIAGKYVRDLKLPRDALMIAVYDEKGNLIIPSGDTKLPEKGQVIVFAKNNILDNVKGLLERRKPNNES
- a CDS encoding V-type ATP synthase subunit H — its product is MEDVIKQIVDAEKQAEARIEKAKEDAREIVLKAREEAKLLEREIIQNAEAQAEALVEKARAEGEEEAKKVLEEGNAEIEELKVKATNNFERAISAGIALVRGS
- a CDS encoding V-type ATP synthase subunit I, with the protein product MFKPEEMVKIEVITLNRYKDSLLTYLHENGVIEIRELDVKVAQKDSPNEYHRKAASYSITISRLVDFLKAYKKQSGGGIKEFIFPSERAKKKYRYEGIEKLIKDVEAFLATVEPEIKAVEGKITSTQTEIERIKNDIAILELLSALNLDVSYLKSTGMLEIIVGTVDRNKFRPLVEEVEKATEGRAVVVSKEFKDKILAVFAFLKRDYEKANPILAKYSLERLEVPEGEGTPRELISVYEEKLRKKEGELESAKKDAEMLAEKYYDDVVFYQELMENERDKSTVLPMLARTNMTFALTGWLPRADVPKVLEGIKKVTENKAYINVREPSAEELDEIPIKLRNPGWARPFEMLTEMYGVPKYDEIDPTPIITFTYSFFFGFMLTDFMYGLIIAIIAALLVKGHKKFNDGTYKFSYTLLISSFFTMIMGAIFGSYFGNALDLAGFTVPRVWDTFQDALVVLQLALAIGIAHLFLGYTLGFVVKFKNGDRKGAVLDQLSWMLIILGIVTLVLGTNSPSAGTVGKALFGIGLVLFAIGEIVNNGGLAVLLIISDFFGFVGSWLSYARLMALALATAGIAMVINILVQMVWGVSIGPVPIGIIIGLILFAGGQLFSVAINALGAFVHSLRLQYVEFFGTFYSGEGKPFEPFRAKREVSELEFEA
- a CDS encoding V-type ATP synthase subunit K (produces ATP from ADP in the presence of a proton gradient across the membrane; the K subunit is a nonenzymatic component which binds the dimeric form by interacting with the G and E subunits), which encodes MDPIVYVSLGAALAAGLAGAASAFGVGIAGAAAAGVVAEDEKNFKNALILEGLPMTQSIYGLITLFLILMVSGILGGGFKFTDPSNMDNIVKSAILLGAGLVVGLTGLSAIPQGIIASAGIGAVAKNPKTFTQGIIFAAMAETMAIFGLVGALIMIVTGVGF
- a CDS encoding V-type ATP synthase subunit E, producing the protein MDGAELIIQEINREAEQKIQYILSEAQKEAEQIKEEARKRAEARAEWIMRKAQTQAEIEKQRIVANARLEVRKKRLAVQEELIQEVITALRERLAELPDEEYFPMLVDLAVQAVGELGSESVVVRSNERTLKLLSERADEFRKALGERLGREIEVSLGEPVGTIGGLVVETPDGAVRVDNTFEARIERFEGELRAEIAKALFG
- a CDS encoding V-type ATP synthase subunit C: MEPGAVSGILDTTLAVVFTWVGYKTARIIWKYTPYSYPNARIRAMEAKLLTEQRFNELAESRTLQNFVVGLEDTEYRDYFADLSSYDVESIERALERALAGTYELMIKILPKRSAPFFRLMLEEWDVRNVASVVKAKLAGEPAADYVIEIGTMLPKIKAIAGAKTMEEILVVLEGTPYEEPYQKLILGEITPREFETELYRMHYGKLLSYALSRKEDERVILEEFVRLKIDKLNILTVLRAKAAGMSAEDIRPMLIPGGSVRLDPLLHVDDLSMALAELDSTKYGPVIRDVREEVERDLSVLERALERHILTRVNELNRFYPLSVAAPLGYVIQKEREVRKLRAIAKLISDGLEPERIKEMAGDAA
- a CDS encoding V-type ATP synthase subunit F, whose protein sequence is MKIAVLGDKDTALGFRLAGAHEVYSFEDTPLEIERLRNKLRELIERGDVGIILITERFAQRVEIPEVTLPIILQVPDKSGSRFGEEAIKEIVRRAIGVELKR